One Burkholderia sp. PAMC 26561 genomic window carries:
- a CDS encoding UDP-glucose 4-epimerase family protein, with product MGRYRRSDLRGVSRVVGMRIIVSGASGFVGRATCASLCDAGHAVTALVRRLGGCDPRVDERLIADDNFASLAPLPAADAFVHLAARVHVMNDSASDPMKAYRAVNVEGSQNVARAALDAGVKRFVFVSSIKALGEGEPGRPWREDDTPAPVDPYGITKLEAERVLANFGREHGMEVVSLRPPLVYGPGVRANFEQLMKAVERGVPLPLGAVQAHRSMIYAGNLADAIRFVATRSEPTTGVYHVTDSDDLTVPQMIRSLAHAFGKPARLLPVPPSWLHALGRIAGRSAQIDRLTSPLRMDSTRLRTGLGWTPPVSVAEGIERTVRAYQEAHR from the coding sequence ATGGGACGCTACCGTCGCTCAGACTTGCGCGGTGTATCGCGGGTTGTCGGCATGAGGATCATCGTGAGCGGGGCCAGCGGTTTCGTGGGGCGTGCGACGTGTGCAAGTCTCTGCGATGCAGGCCATGCCGTGACCGCGCTCGTGCGGCGTCTGGGCGGTTGCGACCCGCGCGTCGACGAACGGCTGATTGCCGACGACAACTTCGCGAGCCTCGCGCCGTTGCCTGCAGCCGATGCATTCGTGCATCTCGCTGCCCGCGTTCACGTGATGAACGACAGCGCCAGCGATCCGATGAAGGCGTACCGCGCCGTGAATGTAGAGGGCTCGCAGAACGTGGCGCGTGCGGCGCTGGACGCCGGCGTGAAGCGATTTGTATTCGTGAGCAGCATCAAGGCGCTGGGCGAGGGCGAACCCGGCCGGCCTTGGCGCGAGGACGACACCCCCGCGCCGGTCGATCCCTACGGCATCACCAAGCTCGAGGCCGAACGCGTCCTTGCGAATTTCGGCCGCGAGCATGGGATGGAGGTGGTCAGCCTGCGCCCGCCGCTGGTCTACGGCCCGGGTGTGCGAGCCAACTTCGAACAATTGATGAAAGCCGTCGAGCGCGGTGTTCCGCTGCCGCTCGGCGCGGTCCAAGCGCATCGAAGCATGATCTACGCAGGCAATCTCGCCGATGCCATTCGTTTTGTCGCAACGCGTTCCGAGCCGACGACGGGCGTGTACCACGTCACGGACAGTGACGACCTGACGGTCCCGCAGATGATCCGGTCGCTCGCGCACGCGTTTGGCAAACCTGCGCGTCTGTTGCCGGTGCCCCCTTCGTGGTTGCACGCGTTGGGCCGGATTGCCGGGCGTTCTGCGCAGATCGATCGACTGACGAGCCCATTGCGCATGGACAGCACGCGGCTTCGGACGGGTCTCGGCTGGACGCCGCCTGTTTCGGTAGCGGAGGGCATCGAAAGGACTGTGCGCGCTTATCAGGAGGCGCACCGGTGA
- a CDS encoding mannose-1-phosphate guanylyltransferase/mannose-6-phosphate isomerase, translated as MNIIPVIICGGAGTRLWPVSREAFPKPLLKLADGQSLLQKTFLRASHVANAGEVVIVTNRETYFLTKDECVEAESGVSKLGFILEPSARNTAAAIGVAAEVVREQHGADAIMLVMPADQLVEDEAAFGAAVQDAARAAQEGRIVTFGIRPTKPETGYGYIEFDSAPLPGAEAMHKVVRFVEKPQLSVAEELVADGRHLWNAGMFCFTAKTMLAELGKHAPTVLEPSIAAVNKAKRSTSKDGYTVELDGAQFGRAEDISIDYAVMERSDNVNVVPCEIGWSDIGWWLAISELTAPDIRGNRIHGGAELYEVDNCFIRSENGRMIGAVGVQDLIVVDTADALLIATRDRAQDVKQIVAKLKKVNHDAYKLHRTVHRPWGTYTVLEEGDRFKMKRIVVKPNAQLSLQMHHHRSEHWIVVSGCADIVNGEQVISLQPNESTYIPAGHKHRLINPGVMDLVLIEVQCGEYLGEDDIVRFEDVYGRVPA; from the coding sequence ATGAACATCATTCCCGTGATTATTTGTGGGGGCGCAGGTACCCGCCTGTGGCCGGTGTCCCGCGAAGCCTTCCCGAAGCCGCTATTGAAACTGGCCGATGGGCAAAGTCTCCTGCAGAAGACATTCTTGCGCGCATCGCACGTGGCGAACGCCGGCGAAGTGGTCATCGTCACCAACCGGGAAACCTATTTCCTGACCAAGGACGAATGCGTCGAAGCTGAATCGGGCGTGAGCAAGCTCGGTTTCATCCTTGAGCCGTCCGCGCGCAACACCGCGGCGGCAATCGGCGTGGCGGCGGAAGTCGTGCGCGAGCAGCATGGCGCGGACGCGATCATGCTCGTGATGCCTGCGGACCAGCTGGTGGAAGACGAAGCCGCGTTCGGCGCCGCTGTGCAGGACGCCGCGCGGGCAGCGCAGGAGGGCCGCATCGTCACATTCGGCATCCGTCCGACAAAGCCGGAGACGGGCTATGGCTACATTGAATTCGACAGCGCGCCGCTGCCGGGCGCGGAGGCCATGCATAAAGTGGTGCGATTCGTCGAAAAGCCCCAGTTGAGCGTAGCCGAAGAACTCGTGGCCGACGGCCGGCATCTCTGGAACGCGGGCATGTTCTGCTTTACTGCCAAGACCATGCTGGCCGAACTTGGCAAGCACGCGCCGACGGTCCTTGAACCATCCATTGCCGCGGTGAATAAAGCCAAGCGCAGCACTTCGAAGGACGGTTATACGGTCGAACTCGATGGCGCCCAGTTTGGCCGTGCGGAAGATATTTCCATCGACTACGCGGTTATGGAGCGCTCGGACAACGTCAATGTCGTGCCGTGCGAAATAGGCTGGAGCGATATCGGCTGGTGGCTTGCCATCAGCGAGCTGACCGCGCCCGATATACGCGGCAATCGCATTCACGGCGGCGCCGAGCTGTATGAAGTCGATAACTGCTTCATTCGCAGCGAAAACGGCCGGATGATCGGCGCGGTGGGCGTGCAGGACCTGATCGTGGTCGATACCGCCGACGCCCTACTGATCGCCACGCGCGACCGGGCGCAAGACGTGAAGCAGATCGTCGCCAAGCTCAAGAAAGTCAATCACGATGCCTACAAGCTGCACCGGACGGTGCATCGCCCGTGGGGCACGTACACCGTGCTGGAAGAAGGCGATCGCTTCAAGATGAAGCGCATCGTGGTGAAGCCGAACGCCCAGCTTTCGCTGCAGATGCATCATCATCGCAGCGAGCATTGGATCGTGGTGAGTGGTTGCGCGGACATCGTCAATGGCGAGCAGGTCATTTCGCTGCAGCCGAATGAGTCCACTTATATTCCGGCGGGACACAAGCACCGGCTGATCAATCCTGGCGTGATGGATCTGGTGCTGATCGAAGTGCAGTGTGGCGAGTATCTGGGAGAGGACGATATCGTCCGCTTCGAGGATGTTTATGGGCGCGTGCCTGCCTGA
- the rfbF gene encoding glucose-1-phosphate cytidylyltransferase: protein MKAVILAGGLGTRIAEESDSKPKPMVEIGGRPLLWHIMKTYSHYGINDFVICLGYKGYVIKEFFFNYYRHTADLEINLATGAHRVLNSQSEPWNVTLIDTGPETMTGGRLKRIAPYLGSETFCLTYGDGLSNIDVRAEIEFHRQNGKLATVAATQPPGRFGVLNIAANAEVTSFEEKPTDEIGWINGGFFVLEPKAIDYIEDDTTSWELAPLRDLARDGQLAAYQHHGFWQPCDTLRDKRQLEALWESGAAPWAVWNTTPGATGTNS, encoded by the coding sequence ATGAAAGCGGTAATTTTGGCTGGTGGACTGGGGACCCGGATCGCCGAAGAGTCCGACAGCAAGCCCAAGCCCATGGTGGAAATTGGCGGCCGCCCGTTGCTGTGGCACATCATGAAAACCTACAGCCACTACGGCATCAACGACTTCGTGATTTGCCTAGGCTACAAGGGCTACGTCATCAAGGAATTCTTCTTTAACTATTACCGCCATACGGCGGACCTTGAGATCAATCTGGCGACCGGTGCTCACAGGGTTCTAAACTCCCAGTCGGAGCCTTGGAACGTGACATTGATTGATACCGGTCCTGAGACAATGACTGGTGGCCGGCTTAAGCGTATAGCACCGTACCTCGGCAGTGAGACATTTTGTCTGACTTATGGCGACGGTTTGTCAAACATTGACGTTCGAGCAGAAATCGAGTTCCACCGCCAGAACGGCAAACTTGCAACTGTCGCGGCTACCCAGCCGCCGGGGCGCTTCGGCGTGCTCAACATTGCGGCGAACGCTGAAGTGACGAGTTTTGAAGAAAAACCCACAGACGAAATCGGCTGGATCAATGGTGGATTTTTCGTCCTCGAGCCAAAGGCAATCGATTACATCGAAGACGATACGACATCTTGGGAACTCGCGCCCCTTCGCGATTTGGCGCGTGACGGTCAGCTCGCTGCATATCAGCACCATGGCTTCTGGCAACCCTGCGACACACTGCGAGACAAACGGCAACTCGAAGCTTTGTGGGAAAGTGGAGCTGCACCTTGGGCGGTCTGGAACACCACTCCCGGCGCGACGGGAACTAACTCGTAA
- the rfbG gene encoding CDP-glucose 4,6-dehydratase, translated as MKTSSLFDFEQTLKGKRILVTGHTGFTGSWASLWLSQIGAEVAGYSLAPDQTPALFDEMGIGGAIDSTIADICDYVALKDQFDRFKPDAVLHLAAQPLVRRSYREPVSTFAVNAIGTAHVLEAARLTRSVRAAVCITTDKVYKNNEWAWPYRENDPLGGKDPYSASKAAAEMIIDSYRSSFGKTDGTGVAIATARGGNIIGGGDWSEDRLVPDFVRAVVERKQMTLRYPDATRPWQHVLALVQGYLMLIAGLLNEPAKYARAWNLGPQDPRNVSVREVLDDLSANWQRPDLDYMEAPLPEAGALALDSSLARNHLGWTPPWDTRRVVSETAKWYRDYYADPTGAKNISLKQLQTWRADLAATGN; from the coding sequence ATGAAAACAAGTTCCTTATTCGATTTCGAACAAACCCTGAAGGGAAAACGCATCCTGGTAACTGGTCATACCGGGTTCACCGGAAGCTGGGCTAGTCTGTGGCTCTCGCAAATCGGCGCCGAAGTTGCGGGATACTCGCTAGCGCCCGATCAGACTCCAGCGCTTTTTGACGAGATGGGTATCGGAGGTGCGATTGACTCGACCATCGCCGATATATGCGACTACGTCGCGCTTAAAGACCAGTTCGACCGCTTCAAGCCGGACGCCGTGCTACACCTCGCCGCGCAGCCCCTCGTGCGGCGCTCCTATCGTGAACCCGTGAGTACCTTCGCCGTGAATGCAATAGGCACGGCTCATGTGCTGGAGGCTGCACGCCTGACGCGGTCTGTCAGGGCGGCAGTTTGCATTACGACAGACAAGGTGTACAAGAACAACGAGTGGGCATGGCCGTACCGCGAGAATGATCCGCTCGGGGGCAAGGATCCATACAGCGCTTCGAAAGCGGCAGCGGAAATGATCATTGATAGTTATCGCTCTTCGTTCGGCAAGACCGACGGTACCGGCGTTGCCATCGCGACGGCTCGGGGCGGCAACATCATAGGCGGCGGTGACTGGTCGGAAGACCGGCTGGTCCCCGACTTCGTACGCGCTGTCGTTGAGAGAAAGCAAATGACCTTGCGTTATCCAGATGCAACCCGCCCATGGCAACACGTTCTCGCGCTTGTGCAAGGCTACTTGATGCTCATAGCAGGCCTGCTGAACGAGCCTGCGAAATACGCACGCGCCTGGAATCTCGGCCCGCAGGATCCACGAAATGTCAGCGTACGTGAAGTGCTGGACGACCTGTCGGCGAATTGGCAGCGCCCTGACCTCGACTACATGGAAGCACCGCTTCCGGAAGCCGGTGCACTCGCACTCGACAGCTCCCTCGCCCGCAATCACCTCGGCTGGACGCCACCGTGGGACACGCGTCGTGTCGTTTCGGAAACCGCCAAATGGTATCGCGACTACTACGCAGATCCGACCGGGGCGAAGAACATCTCGCTGAAGCAGCTTCAAACCTGGCGTGCGGATCTCGCCGCCACAGGTAACTAA
- a CDS encoding lysylphosphatidylglycerol synthase transmembrane domain-containing protein: MNDQLTETRPKRKLPVRQILGVGISVVCLVLVFRKVDFEQLKLALENFKWHFVALGLASLAIDYAMRIQRWAVMLRAGGATVSGWDCAAPFLGSITLNNVLPFRAGDLVRALVFPSAIGVRRVTATASLLLERLVDMLTLLLSLGIGLSLSPVAKMPEWLGRSVTALAVVGVIALVLIVTLHRPIVRLLVYIENGLLQRNVAKLANVFAVIAQLTRDIGEMSRPRTLLTLVLLSMVIWIGETGLFWAVLQGLNIDSGFPAALTIMAVATLSTLVPSSPGYVGPFHLAAYSAAVMLGGTAAQAASFAVLAHLGLWLPTTLAGGIAILAKPALFKGRASALPDAK, encoded by the coding sequence ATGAATGATCAACTGACTGAAACCCGTCCGAAAAGAAAACTGCCCGTTCGTCAGATCCTCGGAGTCGGTATTTCTGTCGTATGCCTGGTGCTGGTTTTTCGCAAGGTCGATTTCGAGCAGCTAAAACTGGCGCTTGAAAACTTTAAATGGCATTTTGTTGCACTCGGCCTTGCGTCGCTTGCTATCGACTACGCCATGCGGATTCAACGCTGGGCCGTCATGTTGCGCGCTGGCGGGGCAACCGTGTCTGGTTGGGATTGCGCAGCGCCATTTCTCGGTTCGATCACGCTAAACAACGTGCTGCCTTTTCGGGCCGGCGATCTGGTTCGGGCGCTGGTTTTCCCATCCGCGATCGGCGTACGCCGCGTCACGGCTACCGCCAGCCTTCTCCTGGAACGACTGGTCGACATGCTGACGTTGTTGCTGAGCCTTGGCATCGGTCTGTCTTTGAGTCCCGTTGCAAAGATGCCGGAATGGCTCGGCCGCTCGGTAACCGCGCTGGCCGTGGTGGGCGTGATTGCGCTAGTGCTGATCGTCACGTTGCATCGGCCGATCGTGCGACTGCTCGTCTATATCGAAAACGGTTTGCTACAACGTAACGTCGCGAAGCTCGCGAACGTGTTTGCTGTGATCGCTCAACTGACGCGGGACATTGGTGAAATGTCGCGGCCGCGCACGCTGCTGACACTCGTATTGCTGTCGATGGTCATATGGATCGGCGAGACCGGCCTGTTCTGGGCCGTGCTGCAAGGCCTCAACATTGATTCTGGCTTCCCGGCCGCCCTAACTATCATGGCGGTGGCGACTCTGTCCACGCTCGTGCCTTCGTCTCCCGGCTATGTAGGACCGTTCCACCTCGCGGCATATTCCGCTGCGGTCATGCTGGGCGGAACTGCGGCCCAGGCGGCCAGCTTTGCGGTGCTGGCGCATCTGGGGCTATGGCTTCCAACTACGCTGGCTGGAGGAATTGCGATCCTCGCCAAACCCGCCCTCTTCAAGGGCCGTGCTAGCGCCCTTCCCGACGCTAAATAA
- a CDS encoding glycosyltransferase family 4 protein yields the protein MRVLHFYKTYKPDSMGGVEELIGQICSGAAKRGVTSEVLTVSKDTSTVDFGDHLHHRAKLDVEIASSAFSLAAFRRFRELAEHADLIHYHFPWPFADVVHFASRVHKPSIVTYHSDIVRQKVLLQFYKPLRDRFLASVDKIVATSPNYLATSDVLQRYRDKVEVIPIGLDETSYAKPTAEKLQYWRERAGPKFFLFVGNLRYYKGLHVLLDALQGTEFRAVIVGSGPVEQELRAQAEQLKLNNVDFVGPVGDDDKIALLTLCHALTFPSHLRSEAFGISLLEAAMFGKAMISTEIGTGTSYVNVDEETGLVVPPSDPAALRGAMGRLWGDETLSSRLGANARARFKKLFTADQMVASYVELYRRLVSRRPLRL from the coding sequence ATGCGCGTTTTACACTTCTACAAGACGTACAAGCCCGATTCGATGGGCGGCGTCGAGGAACTCATCGGCCAGATATGTTCGGGCGCGGCCAAACGCGGCGTGACGAGCGAAGTGCTGACCGTATCGAAGGATACGAGCACGGTCGACTTTGGCGACCACCTGCACCATCGCGCCAAACTCGATGTGGAGATTGCATCGTCGGCGTTCTCCCTTGCGGCGTTCCGGCGCTTTCGTGAACTGGCCGAACACGCCGACCTGATTCATTATCACTTCCCGTGGCCGTTCGCCGATGTCGTGCATTTTGCTTCGCGCGTGCACAAGCCTTCGATTGTGACGTATCACTCGGATATCGTGCGGCAGAAAGTGCTGCTGCAGTTCTACAAGCCGTTGCGGGACAGGTTTTTGGCAAGCGTGGACAAGATCGTGGCTACATCGCCGAACTATCTGGCGACGAGCGACGTGTTGCAGCGGTATCGCGACAAGGTCGAGGTGATTCCCATCGGACTGGATGAGACTTCGTATGCAAAGCCCACGGCCGAGAAACTGCAGTATTGGCGCGAGCGTGCGGGGCCGAAGTTTTTCTTGTTTGTCGGGAATCTGCGGTACTACAAAGGCCTGCATGTCCTGCTCGATGCGTTGCAGGGAACCGAGTTCCGGGCGGTGATCGTTGGGTCGGGGCCGGTGGAGCAGGAACTGAGGGCGCAGGCGGAACAGTTGAAGCTGAATAACGTGGATTTTGTTGGGCCGGTGGGTGACGACGACAAGATCGCCTTGCTTACGCTATGTCATGCGCTGACGTTTCCGTCTCATTTGAGGTCCGAGGCGTTCGGGATCTCGCTGCTCGAAGCGGCAATGTTCGGGAAAGCGATGATATCGACCGAGATCGGGACCGGGACTTCGTATGTGAATGTGGATGAAGAGACAGGGCTGGTGGTGCCGCCTAGCGATCCGGCGGCGTTGAGGGGGGCGATGGGGAGGCTTTGGGGGGATGAGACGCTTTCATCGCGGCTAGGGGCGAACGCCCGGGCAAGATTTAAGAAGCTGTTCACAGCGGACCAAATGGTCGCTAGCTACGTGGAACTTTATCGGCGCCTGGTTAGTCGCCGCCCTCTGCGTTTGTAA
- a CDS encoding glycosyltransferase family 2 protein encodes MHIDTTIGRRPLISIAIPVLNEADNLDALYARLDSLSKTMAGKCDFEFVFSDNHSDDRTWDMLCNLAKSDPRVRAIRFSKNVGFQRSILANYMHTRGDAVLQIDADLQDPPELLEQFFDLWLQGNHVVYGVRAKRPEGLFINSFRKFGYWVIDKISEHPIPRDAGDFRLVDRKVIDSVQKFRSTSPYLRGLIAGLGFKQIGVPYERAARVAGSSKFGLAQLVRLGMTGVFNHSVVPLRVATYSGLFLLALSVLGALYYIGLRLFQPGLPRGLASIHILVLFGIGFQSLLLGILGEYLQRIYILLRAEPTAIVEQALNIPANELKL; translated from the coding sequence ATGCACATTGACACGACCATAGGGCGTCGCCCACTCATTTCAATAGCCATCCCCGTCCTGAACGAGGCCGACAATCTGGATGCGCTGTATGCCCGTCTCGATAGTCTCTCGAAGACGATGGCGGGAAAATGCGACTTCGAATTTGTTTTCTCGGACAACCATTCGGATGACCGGACCTGGGACATGTTGTGCAACCTCGCCAAGTCTGATCCACGCGTGCGCGCAATACGCTTCTCGAAGAACGTAGGCTTCCAACGCTCCATCCTTGCTAACTATATGCACACACGTGGCGATGCGGTGCTACAGATCGACGCCGACTTGCAGGATCCCCCGGAATTGCTCGAGCAATTTTTCGACCTTTGGCTGCAGGGCAATCACGTTGTCTACGGCGTACGAGCCAAGCGTCCTGAAGGTCTGTTTATCAACTCGTTTCGTAAGTTTGGTTACTGGGTAATCGACAAGATCAGCGAGCACCCAATTCCCCGCGACGCGGGGGATTTCCGGCTCGTCGATCGCAAGGTCATCGACTCCGTCCAAAAGTTCCGATCGACCAGTCCGTATTTGCGCGGTTTGATCGCCGGACTCGGTTTCAAGCAGATCGGCGTGCCGTACGAACGAGCTGCGCGTGTTGCGGGATCCAGCAAATTCGGGTTGGCACAACTCGTTCGCCTTGGCATGACAGGCGTGTTCAATCACTCCGTAGTACCGCTTCGCGTGGCGACGTACTCCGGCCTATTCTTGCTTGCGTTAAGCGTGCTCGGCGCGCTTTACTACATTGGATTGCGGTTGTTTCAGCCCGGGCTCCCGCGCGGCTTGGCAAGCATTCATATTCTTGTTCTCTTCGGGATCGGCTTCCAGTCGCTCTTGTTAGGAATCTTGGGCGAATACCTGCAGCGCATCTACATACTCTTGCGCGCAGAACCCACTGCTATCGTGGAACAGGCGCTGAACATTCCCGCGAACGAACTCAAACTCTGA
- a CDS encoding NAD-dependent epimerase/dehydratase family protein — translation MLSNVLLTGASGFIGTRLARSLVAANVRVTCVGRSPCLVSGVENRLVETLVVEKIEAALAGSSFDGVIHLAAAGVTPADRDSSAIFRVNAFLAPQMVSLAAKVGASAIVLAGSSAEYRLPRRPEVLDEDDPLETSKLYGASKAAGGILALANGAAANIPVGVMRLFNVYGPGEAPHRLLPSLVRDLSGGREVKLSPGTQVRDFVYVEDVCVGLTAALNALAEGKMATGAYNVATGVGRSVSDFARAVAHAMKVDPALLQFGALPFRPDDLPYVVGSPSRLRNACGWHTYTTLAAGVSKALAELSRLKSRD, via the coding sequence GTGCTGTCGAACGTCCTCCTGACTGGCGCATCCGGATTCATTGGCACACGTCTGGCACGCTCGCTCGTTGCTGCGAATGTGCGTGTGACTTGCGTTGGGCGCTCGCCGTGTCTGGTTTCGGGCGTCGAAAATCGTCTAGTCGAGACGCTGGTAGTCGAGAAGATCGAGGCTGCGCTTGCAGGCTCCAGTTTCGACGGCGTCATCCATCTTGCAGCTGCGGGTGTGACCCCCGCAGATCGGGACTCTTCCGCAATCTTCCGCGTGAATGCGTTTCTTGCACCGCAGATGGTATCGCTTGCCGCAAAAGTTGGCGCGAGCGCGATTGTGCTTGCGGGAAGCAGCGCGGAATATCGCTTGCCTCGACGTCCAGAGGTGCTCGACGAGGACGATCCGCTGGAAACCAGCAAGTTGTACGGCGCGTCAAAGGCAGCGGGTGGCATTCTCGCGCTGGCCAACGGAGCAGCAGCAAATATTCCAGTTGGCGTGATGCGGCTTTTCAATGTCTACGGTCCGGGTGAGGCACCTCACCGGCTATTGCCATCCCTAGTGCGGGATTTAAGCGGCGGACGTGAAGTCAAGCTTTCGCCTGGAACGCAAGTCAGGGATTTTGTTTACGTCGAAGATGTCTGCGTTGGTCTGACTGCCGCGCTGAATGCCTTGGCAGAAGGAAAGATGGCGACAGGCGCATACAACGTTGCCACTGGCGTCGGCCGTTCGGTGAGCGATTTTGCGCGAGCAGTCGCCCACGCCATGAAGGTCGATCCGGCATTGCTACAATTCGGGGCGCTGCCTTTTCGTCCGGATGACCTGCCTTATGTCGTCGGATCGCCGTCACGACTACGCAATGCATGCGGCTGGCATACGTACACGACGCTTGCTGCCGGAGTCAGCAAGGCGCTGGCAGAACTGTCGCGCCTGAAATCACGAGACTAA
- a CDS encoding MraY family glycosyltransferase, translating to MLLCIAAAIAGVVSTGILLLLLRTGWAWDIAVDIPNHRSLHVRPIPRVGGWGVVPGSILAIALGAPSFGWIALGALVLAIVSQIDDRRGLPARIRFAAHLLVVAAAVAWSAVDIAWWLALLAVIALVWVVNLYNFMDGSDGLAGGMAVSGFGFYAVAALAVQPSLATAAAAIAGAGIGFLIFNHHPAKIFLGDAGSIPLGFLAGALGFWGWQHGVWPIWFPALAFAPFVADATVTLCRRLVRGEKVWLAHREHYYQRLVQITGSHTRVAVAYYLLMMGSGGVALLALHLPPVAQWVLFAGWYVVLALVGWQIDRSWRQFTLTQNNHNDAN from the coding sequence ATGCTCTTGTGCATTGCCGCAGCCATTGCGGGCGTGGTCAGCACCGGCATCCTGCTGTTGTTATTGCGCACGGGCTGGGCGTGGGATATTGCTGTCGATATCCCGAATCACCGCTCCCTGCACGTGCGGCCCATTCCGCGGGTGGGCGGCTGGGGCGTCGTACCGGGTTCGATCCTCGCCATTGCGCTTGGTGCGCCATCCTTTGGCTGGATCGCATTGGGGGCACTAGTGCTGGCCATCGTGTCTCAGATCGACGACCGGCGTGGCCTGCCGGCCCGAATCCGCTTCGCGGCGCACTTGCTGGTGGTTGCGGCGGCCGTCGCATGGAGCGCTGTCGATATCGCCTGGTGGCTTGCTCTTCTCGCCGTCATTGCGTTGGTGTGGGTGGTGAATCTCTACAATTTCATGGACGGTTCTGACGGGCTTGCGGGGGGAATGGCGGTATCGGGCTTCGGTTTTTATGCCGTTGCAGCGCTCGCTGTGCAGCCTTCGCTTGCAACGGCCGCGGCGGCAATCGCAGGCGCCGGTATTGGATTCTTGATTTTTAATCATCATCCGGCCAAGATATTTTTAGGCGACGCCGGTTCCATACCGCTTGGCTTTCTCGCCGGCGCGCTTGGTTTCTGGGGCTGGCAGCACGGCGTGTGGCCCATCTGGTTCCCGGCGCTGGCGTTCGCGCCTTTTGTTGCCGATGCAACGGTGACGCTCTGTCGTCGTCTCGTCCGGGGCGAAAAAGTGTGGCTGGCGCATCGCGAGCATTACTATCAGAGGCTGGTACAGATTACCGGAAGCCATACCCGGGTTGCCGTGGCGTATTACTTGCTCATGATGGGCAGCGGCGGGGTGGCGCTTCTGGCACTTCACCTGCCGCCCGTAGCGCAATGGGTGCTGTTTGCGGGCTGGTATGTTGTTCTGGCGCTGGTTGGCTGGCAGATCGACCGCAGTTGGCGGCAA
- a CDS encoding glycosyltransferase family 4 protein → MKLLFDLNSLRPPRSGVGYYTQHLLEGLTDTRDVQGLAGWVGTQLFEGERLQELINQRVPLSKGVQFSEGIRAKVMQKARSLPGLYRSRTILRAVLSRELRDEYARRGFIYHETNFVASRYKGPTVLTIHDLSHRRHPEFHPRVAVEYLDREIPKSLRQAQVVIADSHYTKNDIVEIYGVPESKVVTIHLGVEPAFQPYPEEMCADALAQLGLKHRGFVLSVCTLQPRKNLLRLAEAFARLPADMRSAFPLVLIGADGWHNAALMRVIEPLARDNQVVMPGYVPRENLLKLYASAALFAYPSLFEGFGLPVAEAMASGVPVLTSNNTSLPEVSAGATWEVDPYSIDDIAAGMERLLGDPALRDELIARGLRRAAELTWDATVAQTCAVYRGLSA, encoded by the coding sequence ATGAAACTGCTTTTCGATCTCAACTCACTACGCCCACCCCGGAGCGGCGTCGGCTATTACACCCAGCATCTGCTGGAAGGACTGACCGACACGCGGGATGTGCAAGGGCTGGCAGGCTGGGTGGGCACGCAGTTGTTCGAAGGCGAGCGACTGCAGGAACTGATCAACCAGCGGGTTCCGTTGAGCAAGGGCGTGCAGTTCAGCGAGGGCATCAGGGCGAAAGTGATGCAAAAGGCGCGTAGTCTGCCGGGCCTTTATCGAAGCAGAACCATCTTGCGGGCAGTCCTGTCGCGTGAATTACGCGACGAGTACGCACGTCGCGGCTTTATCTATCATGAGACGAACTTCGTGGCGTCGCGCTACAAAGGCCCGACCGTGCTGACTATCCACGACCTTTCGCATCGGCGGCATCCGGAGTTTCATCCGCGCGTGGCGGTGGAATATCTCGACCGCGAGATCCCGAAGTCGTTGCGCCAGGCGCAGGTCGTGATTGCGGACAGTCATTACACGAAGAACGATATCGTCGAGATCTACGGCGTTCCCGAGTCGAAGGTGGTCACCATTCATCTGGGCGTGGAACCGGCGTTCCAGCCGTATCCCGAAGAAATGTGTGCCGATGCCCTCGCGCAACTCGGACTGAAACATCGCGGGTTCGTGCTGTCGGTGTGTACGTTGCAGCCGCGCAAGAATCTGCTGCGGCTTGCCGAAGCGTTCGCGCGTTTGCCGGCCGATATGCGCAGCGCGTTTCCGCTCGTGCTGATCGGCGCCGATGGATGGCATAACGCCGCGTTGATGCGCGTGATCGAACCGCTCGCACGCGACAATCAGGTCGTGATGCCGGGCTACGTGCCGCGCGAGAATCTGCTGAAACTGTATGCATCGGCGGCTTTGTTCGCTTATCCGTCGTTGTTCGAGGGCTTTGGCTTGCCTGTTGCCGAAGCCATGGCGAGCGGCGTGCCGGTACTGACATCGAATAACACATCGTTGCCGGAAGTATCGGCGGGGGCCACTTGGGAAGTGGACCCGTATTCCATCGATGACATCGCCGCCGGCATGGAGCGCCTGCTCGGCGATCCAGCGCTGCGCGACGAACTGATCGCCAGGGGCTTGCGCCGGGCGGCAGAACTGACATGGGACGCTACCGTCGCTCAGACTTGCGCGGTGTATCGCGGGTTGTCGGCATGA